A section of the Kribbella voronezhensis genome encodes:
- a CDS encoding DUF4389 domain-containing protein yields the protein MTTSVAYPVHVNAALDPHSSRLLWLVKWILVIPHYVVLAFLWIGFLLSSVVAFFAILFTGRYPRAIFNYNVGVMRWSWRVTYYAYGALGTDQYPPFTLAEVEDYPAHLSVDYPEHLSRGLVLVKWWLLAIPHYLVVGIFVGGGSWAANRSDNWQWNLGGSGGLVGILVIIAAIILAFTGAYPRPLYDVILGMNRWALRVAGYAALMTDVYPPFRLDQGGSDPVLAVPPVGAGE from the coding sequence ATGACGACATCCGTCGCATACCCCGTGCACGTGAACGCCGCGCTGGATCCGCACTCTTCCAGGTTGCTCTGGCTCGTCAAGTGGATCCTCGTGATTCCGCACTACGTCGTCCTGGCATTCCTGTGGATCGGGTTCCTGCTCAGCTCGGTCGTAGCGTTCTTCGCGATCCTGTTCACCGGGCGCTACCCGCGCGCCATCTTCAACTACAACGTCGGCGTCATGCGGTGGTCCTGGCGAGTGACGTACTACGCGTACGGCGCGCTCGGCACCGATCAGTACCCGCCGTTCACGCTGGCCGAGGTCGAGGACTACCCCGCACATCTGTCCGTGGACTACCCCGAGCACCTGTCCCGCGGACTCGTCCTGGTGAAGTGGTGGCTGCTCGCGATCCCGCACTATCTCGTCGTCGGCATCTTTGTCGGCGGTGGTTCGTGGGCCGCGAACCGCTCGGACAACTGGCAATGGAACCTCGGCGGCAGCGGCGGCCTGGTCGGCATTCTGGTGATCATCGCCGCCATCATCCTCGCCTTCACCGGCGCCTACCCACGGCCGCTGTACGACGTGATCCTCGGAATGAACCGCTGGGCACTGCGGGTCGCGGGGTACGCCGCCCTGATGACCGATGTGTACCCGCCGTTCCGCCTCGACCAAGGCGGCAGCGATCCCGTCCTCGCCGTCCCGCCTGTTGGAGCCGGTGAATAG
- a CDS encoding DUF4386 domain-containing protein, with translation MNSQMDPAAHRQLSSTAYTRKIATLTGWLMAVTFVASIPAYFVFYAPLRDHPGSITGSGSDPTASVALGAVLELVVIIANVGTAVVPYAIFKRYSESLALGYVAARLVEAMFIAIGIVSVLTFVFLRQEGTAGTDAALGQVFVAIYDRAFLIGPGFFAGVANGMVLGYLMYRSGLVPRRMAMLGLVGGPLIAASGIAVMFDVIGRGGAVQGIATIPEFCWELSFAIYLIVKGFRPSPLLAELDREHLTGAAGS, from the coding sequence GTGAATAGTCAGATGGACCCGGCCGCACACCGCCAGCTCAGCAGTACGGCGTACACCAGGAAGATCGCCACGCTGACAGGCTGGCTGATGGCGGTCACCTTCGTTGCCTCCATCCCGGCGTACTTCGTCTTCTACGCGCCACTTCGTGATCACCCGGGGTCCATCACCGGGAGCGGCTCCGACCCGACCGCAAGCGTGGCGTTGGGAGCTGTCCTCGAACTCGTCGTCATCATCGCCAATGTCGGCACCGCCGTGGTGCCCTACGCGATCTTCAAGCGCTACAGCGAGAGCCTCGCGCTCGGGTACGTCGCGGCGCGGCTCGTCGAGGCCATGTTCATTGCCATCGGCATCGTCAGCGTGCTGACCTTTGTCTTCCTGCGGCAGGAAGGCACGGCCGGCACCGACGCCGCTCTCGGCCAGGTCTTCGTCGCAATCTACGACCGGGCATTTCTGATCGGGCCCGGCTTCTTCGCCGGCGTCGCGAACGGAATGGTCCTCGGCTACCTCATGTATCGCTCCGGCCTGGTACCACGACGGATGGCGATGCTGGGGCTGGTCGGCGGGCCACTGATCGCGGCTTCGGGAATCGCCGTCATGTTCGACGTCATCGGCCGTGGCGGCGCGGTTCAGGGCATTGCGACGATTCCGGAGTTCTGCTGGGAGTTGTCGTTCGCCATCTACCTCATCGTCAAGGGATTCCGGCCGTCTCCACTGCTGGCTGAGCTCGACAGGGAACACCTCACAGGCGCCGCGGGCTCATAG
- a CDS encoding AfsR/SARP family transcriptional regulator: MHQFDFRILGPLSVTCGGEELLLGGPKQRGLLAALLLNSNRRVALERLAELLWDEPPQSATANLRTYASGLRRVIGDRLLARDGGYELAIGPGESDVERFGELVSRGRAELAAGNQSAADSRLREALDQWRGRCGEDLPGDIPLARHLGLLDEQRLLVLEDSLQLRLDLADLRQTVTEVRVLLTDHSTRERLWAVLMTALYRSGDVAGSLAAYRAAAEALDRELGMRPGQELRDLQQAILARDPALETGEAVRTPGTPVPDIPRQLPRDSRVMVGRDDELAAIMAVCSGAGRDPAQPTVVSIDGQAGVGKSALALRAAHLLAGRHPDGQLYVDLRGTTTGLEPVSSVHALAGLLRALGDPHQTSLDEHELAARFRTITADRALLLVLDNASHTQQVLPLLPASGNCTALVTSRRRLTTLDASLCLSLDVLSPAAARATLTEYGPPGEQDEEGAVADVAELCGRLPLALRIAAARRASRPDWSLAELARQLADDRRRLDELSTDDVSVRAAFAATFDALRLGDKPGESTAAELFRLMGALPMPTYGEEVLAALADVAEAELKLALRRLVDLHAVEPRAGRFVLHDLLRLFAAELAEHELTDHEREAALARVFSYCAEASRQARAQFRPVRRDLPAVVSIARQAPRPRCDTIDQAAIWFDSEREALRAMVRIADRGPAELYLPTTVIVDALSADLERDQRLPEAIELNETLARIAERNGDNVEASDCWRYLASCHQRLGNRTLARDYVARGIELARKTGQTTRLVSALNTLAIFNTESGDFGAAESLVTEALGLVGDSDEVAVGILLNTQGMNARWAGDNAKAVGHLLASLAIRRRVGDRVGQAYTRYQLGRAYLASDRLEDALLHLNALVELAVDLSARDLEREGRIARMQVLNRLGRLVEAKEDLAQALDLCEVVGQVTARSQVLVAAADPAADPERDTALATG; this comes from the coding sequence TTGCACCAGTTCGATTTTCGGATCCTTGGGCCGCTGTCGGTGACGTGTGGTGGCGAGGAGCTGTTGCTGGGTGGACCGAAACAACGCGGGCTGCTGGCGGCGTTGCTGCTGAACTCGAACCGGCGAGTCGCGCTCGAACGTTTGGCTGAGCTCCTCTGGGACGAGCCGCCGCAGTCGGCGACCGCGAACCTTCGGACCTACGCGTCCGGGCTGCGCCGGGTGATCGGTGATCGTCTGCTGGCTCGGGACGGCGGGTACGAGCTGGCCATCGGTCCGGGGGAGTCGGACGTCGAGCGGTTCGGCGAACTGGTGTCGCGTGGCAGGGCGGAGCTGGCGGCCGGGAACCAGTCGGCCGCCGACAGCCGGCTGCGCGAGGCGCTCGATCAATGGCGCGGCCGATGTGGTGAGGACTTGCCTGGCGACATCCCGCTGGCTCGGCACCTGGGCCTGCTCGACGAGCAACGCCTGCTTGTTCTGGAGGACAGCCTGCAGCTGCGGCTGGACCTTGCGGACTTGCGCCAGACGGTGACCGAAGTACGGGTTCTGCTGACCGATCACTCCACTCGGGAGCGGTTGTGGGCGGTGCTCATGACCGCGCTGTACCGGAGCGGCGATGTCGCCGGATCCTTGGCCGCCTATCGTGCAGCGGCCGAGGCGCTGGACCGCGAACTGGGCATGCGGCCGGGCCAAGAGCTGCGTGACCTGCAGCAGGCGATCCTCGCCCGCGATCCTGCCTTGGAAACGGGCGAAGCCGTCAGAACGCCCGGTACGCCGGTGCCCGACATCCCGCGACAGCTGCCGAGGGACAGCCGGGTGATGGTCGGTCGCGACGACGAGCTGGCCGCGATCATGGCGGTGTGCTCCGGCGCGGGCCGGGATCCGGCGCAGCCGACCGTGGTGTCGATCGACGGGCAGGCCGGGGTCGGCAAGTCCGCGCTCGCGTTACGAGCCGCGCATCTGCTCGCCGGCAGACATCCGGACGGCCAGCTGTACGTCGATCTTCGTGGCACCACGACCGGACTTGAACCCGTATCCAGCGTGCACGCGCTGGCCGGACTCCTCCGCGCGTTGGGGGATCCGCACCAGACCAGCCTGGACGAGCACGAACTCGCCGCCCGGTTCCGCACCATCACGGCTGATCGCGCGCTCCTGCTGGTACTCGACAATGCCAGTCACACCCAGCAGGTGTTGCCACTGCTTCCGGCTAGCGGGAATTGCACCGCCCTGGTGACCAGCAGGCGTCGGCTCACGACGCTGGACGCCTCGTTGTGTCTGTCGCTGGACGTGCTGTCGCCGGCGGCGGCCCGCGCCACGCTGACGGAGTACGGGCCGCCCGGTGAGCAGGACGAGGAGGGTGCGGTCGCGGATGTAGCCGAACTCTGCGGGCGGCTGCCGCTCGCGCTTCGGATCGCGGCGGCTCGCCGCGCCTCGCGCCCCGACTGGTCACTCGCCGAGCTCGCGCGGCAGCTTGCCGACGACCGCCGTCGGCTGGACGAACTGAGCACCGACGACGTCAGTGTCCGGGCCGCATTCGCGGCGACCTTCGACGCCCTGCGGCTCGGCGACAAGCCCGGCGAATCCACGGCCGCCGAGCTCTTCCGACTCATGGGTGCGCTGCCAATGCCGACGTACGGCGAGGAGGTGCTGGCCGCACTCGCCGATGTCGCCGAAGCGGAGCTCAAGTTGGCGCTTCGGCGGCTGGTCGATCTGCACGCGGTCGAGCCTCGGGCCGGGCGGTTCGTGCTGCACGATCTCCTTCGGTTGTTCGCTGCCGAACTTGCCGAGCACGAGCTGACCGACCACGAGCGCGAGGCTGCGCTGGCGCGTGTCTTCAGCTACTGTGCCGAGGCTTCGCGGCAGGCGCGTGCGCAGTTCAGGCCGGTACGACGTGATCTTCCCGCGGTGGTGTCGATCGCCCGGCAGGCACCACGGCCACGATGCGACACGATCGACCAGGCCGCGATCTGGTTCGACTCCGAGCGCGAAGCGCTCCGGGCGATGGTGCGCATTGCCGATCGCGGGCCGGCTGAGCTCTACTTGCCGACCACGGTCATCGTCGACGCGCTCTCCGCTGACCTCGAACGTGACCAGCGGTTGCCCGAGGCAATCGAGCTCAATGAGACGCTGGCCCGCATTGCCGAGCGGAACGGGGACAACGTCGAGGCGTCCGACTGCTGGCGATATCTGGCCAGCTGCCATCAGCGGCTCGGCAACCGGACGCTTGCGCGCGACTACGTCGCGCGTGGAATCGAGTTGGCCCGGAAGACCGGGCAGACCACCAGGCTCGTTTCGGCGCTCAACACGTTGGCGATCTTCAATACCGAAAGCGGTGACTTCGGTGCCGCGGAATCCCTGGTGACGGAGGCCCTGGGGCTGGTCGGCGACAGCGACGAGGTCGCAGTCGGAATCCTCCTCAACACCCAGGGGATGAACGCGCGCTGGGCCGGTGACAACGCCAAGGCAGTCGGCCATCTGCTGGCGAGCCTGGCGATTCGAAGGCGGGTCGGGGACCGAGTGGGGCAGGCCTACACGAGGTACCAGCTCGGCCGGGCGTATCTGGCATCGGATCGGCTGGAGGACGCTCTGCTCCACCTGAACGCCCTCGTCGAACTGGCCGTCGACCTGTCCGCCCGTGATCTCGAGCGCGAGGGCCGGATCGCCCGGATGCAGGTTCTCAATCGTCTCGGCCGCCTCGTCGAGGCCAAGGAGGACCTGGCTCAGGCCCTCGACCTGTGTGAGGTCGTGGGGCAGGTGACGGCGCGCTCCCAGGTGCTCGTGGCCGCCGCGGATCCTGCTGCCGACCCGGAGCGGGACACGGCCCTGGCCACCGGCTGA